In Parafrankia discariae, a genomic segment contains:
- a CDS encoding AAA family ATPase — translation MILMGGLPGSGKTTRARQFAAAHRALRLIPDHWMIPLFGEPMADGKRFVLEGRLVSIALQALRLGTSVVLDYGLWGRDERSALRWLARSAGAASQVVYLPVDTDTQLARIAHRQVTAPHQTFPMSAADVDRWREQFQVPDAAELDGGQIPGPPPGWPDWAQWAAEHWPTCTDS, via the coding sequence ATGATCCTGATGGGTGGTCTTCCCGGCTCCGGGAAGACCACCCGAGCCAGGCAGTTCGCCGCGGCGCACCGGGCGCTGCGGCTGATTCCGGATCACTGGATGATCCCGCTGTTCGGCGAACCGATGGCCGACGGTAAGCGTTTCGTGCTCGAGGGGCGGCTTGTCTCGATCGCCCTGCAGGCGCTGCGGCTGGGGACCAGCGTCGTGCTCGACTACGGGCTGTGGGGCCGCGACGAACGCTCGGCGCTGCGCTGGCTGGCACGGTCGGCCGGGGCCGCCAGCCAGGTGGTCTACCTTCCCGTGGACACCGACACCCAGCTCGCCCGGATCGCCCACCGCCAGGTCACGGCACCGCACCAGACGTTCCCGATGAGCGCCGCCGACGTGGACCGCTGGCGCGAACAGTTCCAGGTACCGGACGCCGCCGAGCTCGACGGCGGGCAGATCCCCGGCCCACCGCCCGGCTGGCCGGACTGGGCGCAGTGGGCGGCCGAGCACTGGCCCACCTGCACCGATAGCTAA
- a CDS encoding DUF397 domain-containing protein, translated as MTSPEPDPTWIKSSYSNSSGGNCVEVRLGTTVSVRDSKDPEGPVLTFTPREWEVFLWGVTEGEFDLPARS; from the coding sequence ATGACATCACCTGAACCAGACCCCACCTGGATCAAGAGCAGCTACTCGAACTCCTCCGGAGGCAACTGCGTCGAGGTCCGCCTCGGCACGACGGTCTCGGTCCGCGACTCGAAGGACCCCGAAGGGCCTGTCCTCACGTTCACGCCACGGGAATGGGAAGTGTTCCTCTGGGGCGTCACGGAGGGCGAGTTCGACCTGCCGGCAAGATCTTGA